In Carya illinoinensis cultivar Pawnee chromosome 10, C.illinoinensisPawnee_v1, whole genome shotgun sequence, one DNA window encodes the following:
- the LOC122279685 gene encoding putative germin-like protein 2-1 has product MSPQIILYGLLALSLSLSFAADLSPLQDFCIADPQSRVFVNGLACKDPKLAAANDFFFAGLHLAGNTSNRVGSVVTPVTVSQMPGLNTLGISMIRIDYAPWGINPPHTHPRASEILTVLEGCLEVGFVTSNPDNRHITKVLHKGDVFVFPIGLVHYQRNAGSANAVAIAALSSQNPGVVTVANAVFGSVPDIAGDILVKAFQLDNSVINYLQSKF; this is encoded by the exons ATGTCTCCACAAATTATCCTATATGGGCTTCTAGCATTATCTTTGTCCCTCTCCTTTGCAGCTGATCTCAGTCCCCTTCAGGATTTCTGTATTGCAGACCCACAAAGCCGag TGTTTGTGAACGGTCTGGCCTGCAAGGATCCCAAGCTGGCTGCAGCGAATGATTTCTTCTTCGCAGGGCTTCACTTAGCGGGAAACACATCGAATAGAGTGGGGTCTGTGGTGACCCCAGTCACCGTATCGCAGATGCCGGGGCTCAATACGCTTGGCATCTCAATGATACGCATAGACTACGCACCGTGGGGCATCAATCCTCCCCACACGCACCCTCGCGCCTCCGAAATCTTAACCGTCTTGGAAGGCTGCCTCGAAGTTGGGTTTGTCACTTCCAACCCTGACAACCGTCACATCACCAAGGTGCTGCACAAGGGCGATGTCTTTGTCTTCCCCATCGGTCTCGTTCACTACCAGAGAAATGCAGGTTCTGCAAATGCAGTTGCCATTGCAGCTCTTAGCAGCCAAAATCCAGGAGTGGTCACAGTTGCAAATGCTGTGTTCGGGTCTGTGCCGGATATTGCTGGTGACATTCTTGTCAAGGCATTCCAATTGGACAATAGTGTTATCAATTACCTGCAGTCCAAATTCTAA